A single region of the Vicia villosa cultivar HV-30 ecotype Madison, WI linkage group LG4, Vvil1.0, whole genome shotgun sequence genome encodes:
- the LOC131599978 gene encoding protein TIFY 5A-like: protein MRRNCNLELCLFPQYVSDNNHNHNNHMVEEERDSDQSSIQNQQLPLTIFYDGKMCVTDVTEFQAKSILMMANKKMQETVMTPSGSEASTPTIIQSPHQLYSPGPAPALSMRHSLQRFLQKRKNRVQQASPYNH, encoded by the exons ATGAGGAGGAACTGCAACTTAGAACTCTGCCTTTTTCCTCAATATGTATCTGATAACAATCACAATCACAACAATCACat GgttgaagaagaaagagatagtGATCAAAGTTCAATCCAAAATCAGCAACTGCCACTGACTATTTTCTACGATGGCAAGATGTGTGTTACTGATGTCACTGAGTTTCAG GCCAAATCAATCTTAATGATGGCaaataaaaaaatgcaagaaACTGTAATGACACCATCAGGGTCAGAGGCATCAACACCAACAATTATACAATCTCCACATCAATTGTATAGCCCTGGACCTGCTCCTGCTCTTTCAATGAGACATTCTTTGCAGCGGTTTctacaaaagagaaaaaatagagtTCAACAAGCTTCTCCATACAATCATTAG
- the LOC131599979 gene encoding receptor like protein 29-like, with amino-acid sequence MSSFLSFLSLIVLFVFLLFTRNVHGDDQDMVMEEKELLGLFEVMEALLDEPDFSQTHPLPCSDTPWPGIECEVSIDDDDDDSNNETQIFHVTKIHVGPDILSPPCKPSAYLSESLLKLTFLKTLSLFNCFVTSNVTLPKALFGSFSSLEHIALQSNTKLYGEIPSSLGFVPNLRVLSLSQNSLSGSIPKEIGDLAFLEQLDLSYNNLIGQIPNEIKGLKSLTILDLSWNKLEGNLPYTIGELQLLQKVDLSSNKLNGKLPSNLGNLTRLVLLDLSHNFLNGPFPQNMQSLKLLEYLIIDNNPIKSMIPHFIENLWNLKSISFSHCGLFGSIPNIFTLLNNLSSLSLDNNTLIGNVPQNLALLPNLDQLNISYNKLNGVLHFSNEFVTKLGKRLDVRGNNELCVEDDRGTNKNLSSYLEISSCVGLRDVSDKSFAGIKPSWIKSNMSSNSACLDLRVVFFTLVLCFVFSIVNLC; translated from the coding sequence ATGTCTTCTTTCTTGTCTTTCTTGTCTCTTATTGTCTTGTTTGTGTTTCTTTTGTTTACAAGAAATGTACATGGTGATGATCAAGATATGGTTATGGAAGAGAAAGAGTTGTTAGGATTGTTTGAAGTTATGGAAGCACTTTTAGATGAACCTGATTTTTCACAAACACATCCTTTACCATGTAGTGATACACCATGGCCAGGGATTGAGTGTGAAGTTagcattgatgatgatgatgatgatagtaacAATGAAACACAAATCTTTCATGTCACAAAGATTCATGTTGGTCCTGATATTCTCTCACCCCCTTGTAAGCCTTCTGCTTATTTATCAGAATCACTTTTGAAACTCACTTTTTTGAAAACACTTTCACTTTTCAACTGTTTTGTTACTTCAAATGTGACACTGCCTAAGGCTTTGTTTGGTTCTTTTTCTTCATTAGAACACATTGCTTTACAATCTAACACAAAACTCTATGGAGAAATACCTTCAAGTTTGGGCTTTGTTCCTAATCTTAGAGTCTTGAGCTTGTCACAAAACAGCTTAAGTGGTAGCATTCCAAAGGAGATTGGAGATTTAGCTTTTCTTGAGCAGCTTGATTTGAGTTATAATAATCTCATTGGTCAAATTCCCAATGAGATTAAAGGGTTGAAAAGTTTAACCATTTTGGATCTTAGTTGGAATAAGCTTGAAGGGAATTTACCTTACACTATTGGAGAACTTCAACTTCTACAAAAAGTTGATTTAAGCTCAAACAAGCTTAATGGAAAACTACCTTCTAATTTAGGCAATCTCACAAGGTTAGTCTTACTTGATCTAAGTCACAATTTTCTCAATGGCCCATTTCCTCAAAACATGCAAAGTTTGAAACTTTTGGAGTATCTAATCATTGATAACAATCCCATCAAATCAATGATACCTCACTTCATAGAAAATCTTTGGAATCTCAAATCAATAAGCTTTTCACATTGTGGACTATTTGGTTCCATACcaaatattttcactttgttgaaCAATCTTTCATCTCTCTCCTTAGACAACAACACTCTCATTGGAAATGTTCCACAAAATCTAGCTTTGCTACCAAACTTAGATCAACTTAATATAAGCTACAACAAGTTGAATGGTGTTCTTCATTTTTCAAATGAGTTTGTTACAAAGCTTGGTAAAAGGTTAGATGTGAGAGGAAACAATGAGCTTTGTGTTGAAGATGATAGAGGAACAAACAAGAATCTCTCTTCATATTTGGAGATTTCATCTTGTGTTGGTTTAAGAGATGTTAGTGACAAATCTTTTGCAGGAATAAAGCCATCATGGATCAAAAGTAACATGAGTTCAAATTCAGCTTGTTTGGATCTAAGAGTTGTGTTTTTTACATTGGTTTTATGTTTTGTATTTAGTATAGTTAATTTGTGTTAG